The genomic interval CGGGCGTGCCCGGCCGAAATCAGCGCCGATATCGTCATAACGGCCGCCCTGGGCGATCGATTGACCTTCGCCCGGCACGAACACGGCGAACACCACGCCGGTGTGGTAGTGGTAGCCACGCAGCTCGCCGAGGTCGAAGTACAACGGCAGGTCTGGGTAGCGCGACGCCAGGCGATCGGCGATCGCCAGCAGGTCGTCCAGCGCCGCCAGCACGCTGGCCGGGGCACGGCCCAGGCGCACGCGGGCTTCGGCCAGCACTTCACGGCCACCGCACAGCTCGACCAGGGCGCGCAGCATGTTGCCCAGGTCTTTCGGCAGGTCGGCGGTCAGTGCCTGTACTTCGTCGACCGACTTGCGCTGCAGGGCGTCGAACAGCTGCTGCTCGACCGCGCCCGACAGGCCAGCGGCACGCGCCAGGCCACGGTAGATGCCGACATGGCCGAGGTCCATGTGCACGTCCGCGACATCCGTCAGTTGCAGCGTGGCGAGCATCAGGCTGATGACTTCGACATCGCTGGTGGGGCTGGCATCGCCGTACAACTCGGCACCGAGCTGGATCGGGCTGCGCGAGGTGGACAGAGCACGCGGCTGAGCATGCAGCACGCTGCCGGCATAGCACAGGCGGCTCGGGCCTTCACGGCGCAAGGTGTGGGCGTCGATACGCGCCACCTGCGGGGTGAAGTCGGCGCGGAAGCCCATCAGGCGACCGGACTGCGGGTCGACCACCTTGAAGGTGCGCTGATCCAGGTCCTGGCCGGCGCCGGTCAACAGCGACTCCAGGTACTCGATATGCGGGGTGACGACCAGTTCGTAGCCCCAACTCTGGAACAGGTCCAACACCTGGCGACGCGCGATCTCGATGCGCGCAGCCTCAGGTGGCAGTACTTCCTCGATGCCATCTGGCAGCAGCCAGCGGTCTACCGTTGCCATTACGCCATTTCCCCTCTGGTCCGGGCGGCCTGCCTGTGGCGAGCCGTCAGTAAAGCAGGTATCGCGCACAGCAGCGGGCAGCACTGATCCCAGCGCAGCCACCGTACCCAATACCCTCGAATTGCCTTGCGCGCTGACCAAACCGTCAACTGGCGGCTTGCCAATCAACCTTGCAGACGCAAAAAAGCCGGGAAATTTCCCGGCTGCCTCATCATACACCCCTTTTCATTCAGGATGCACCCCGCCTGGTGTTTTAGCTGCCAGGCGGGGCGTAGCCCCAATGAAAACGGGCTCAGAGCATCAAGGCTTGCTCTTGTCCAGGAAGCGGAAGAACTCGTTCTTCGGGTCCAGGACCAGCACGTCGCTCTTGCTCGAGAAGCTCTCGCGGTACGCCTGCAGGCTACGGTGGAACGCATAGAAATCAGCGTCCTGGCTGTAGGCCTTGGCGTAGATGGCAGCCGCCTGGGCGTCGCCGTCACCGCGGGTTTCTTCAGCTTCACGGTAGGCTTCGGCCAGCAGTACACGGCGCTGACGATCGGCATCCGCACGGATACCTTCGGCCAGCTCGTTACCTTTGGCGCGATGCTCGCGGGCTTCACGCTCACGCTCGGTGCTCATACGATCGAACACGCTGCGGTTGACTTCCTTCGGCAGGTCGATGGCCTTGACGCGCACATCGATGACCTCGATACCCAGCTCTTTGTTAGCCATGCGGTTCAGCGAAGCGGTGATGTCAGCCATCAGCGCGTCACGTTCACCGGAAACCACCTCGTGCAGGGTACGCTTACCGAACTGGTCACGCAGGCCGCTTTCCAGACGACGCGACAGACGCTCATCGGCGATCTGCTTGAGGCCGGAAGTGGCGGTGTAGAAGCGCTCGGCATCCTTGACGCGCCACTTGGCGTAGGCG from Pseudomonas kermanshahensis carries:
- a CDS encoding ATP phosphoribosyltransferase regulatory subunit gives rise to the protein MATVDRWLLPDGIEEVLPPEAARIEIARRQVLDLFQSWGYELVVTPHIEYLESLLTGAGQDLDQRTFKVVDPQSGRLMGFRADFTPQVARIDAHTLRREGPSRLCYAGSVLHAQPRALSTSRSPIQLGAELYGDASPTSDVEVISLMLATLQLTDVADVHMDLGHVGIYRGLARAAGLSGAVEQQLFDALQRKSVDEVQALTADLPKDLGNMLRALVELCGGREVLAEARVRLGRAPASVLAALDDLLAIADRLASRYPDLPLYFDLGELRGYHYHTGVVFAVFVPGEGQSIAQGGRYDDIGADFGRARPATGFSTDLKTLVTLGRAEVVLPTGGIWMPDSGDAALWQQVCQLRSEGQRVVQALPGQPLSAALEADCDRQLIQQDGRWQVLPLTH
- the hflC gene encoding protease modulator HflC; the protein is MSNRSLIALIAAVVLAVVAWNCFYIVSQTERAVLLQFGRVVQADVQPGLHVKVPYVNQVRKFDARLMTLDAPTQRFLTLEKKAVMVDAYAKWRVKDAERFYTATSGLKQIADERLSRRLESGLRDQFGKRTLHEVVSGERDALMADITASLNRMANKELGIEVIDVRVKAIDLPKEVNRSVFDRMSTEREREAREHRAKGNELAEGIRADADRQRRVLLAEAYREAEETRGDGDAQAAAIYAKAYSQDADFYAFHRSLQAYRESFSSKSDVLVLDPKNEFFRFLDKSKP